The Herbaspirillum sp. RTI4 genome has a segment encoding these proteins:
- the mads1 gene encoding methylation-associated defense system helix-turn-helix domain-containing protein MAD1, which translates to MTDSDGEILTLDEVAAYLKAGKRTVYRLAQKGEIPAFKLGGTWRFRRSELDIWIAESISKTKQEVS; encoded by the coding sequence ATGACCGACTCAGATGGCGAAATCCTTACGCTCGACGAAGTTGCTGCCTACCTGAAAGCTGGCAAGCGGACGGTCTACCGGCTCGCCCAGAAGGGTGAGATTCCCGCATTCAAGCTTGGTGGAACTTGGCGTTTCCGTCGCTCTGAGCTTGATATTTGGATTGCCGAGAGCATTAGCAAAACGAAACAGGAAGTGAGTTGA
- a CDS encoding type I restriction-modification system subunit M yields the protein MTSAQQRAALQRQIWQIANDVRGAVDGWDFKQYVLGTLFYRFISENFASYIEADDDSVNYAELPDSVITPDIKDDAIKTKGYFIYPSQLFATVAAGANTNESLNTDLAAIFSAIESSANGYPSERDIKGLFADFDTTSNRLGNTVVDKNTRLAAVLKGVAKLDFGEFDANHIDLFGDAYEFLISNYAANAGKSGGEFFTPQHVSKLIAQLAMHKQTSVNKIYDPACGSGSLLLQAKKHFDAHIIDDGFWGQELNHTTYNLARMNMFLHNINYDKFNIQLGDTLRNPHFGDEKPFDAIVSNPPYSVKWIGADDPTLINDDRFAPAGVLAPKSKADFAFVLHALSYLSSKGRAAIVCFPGIFYRGGAEQKIRQYLVDNNYVETVISLAPNLFFGTTIAVNILVLSKHKTDTNTQFIDASGLFKKETNNNVLLDAHIDHIMQVFDSKADVEHFAKSVPFSEVSSSEKDYNLSVSSYVEAKDNREVVDIGELNAELKITVAKIDQLRADIDAIVAEIEDEELEA from the coding sequence ATGACCAGCGCCCAACAACGTGCCGCATTACAACGCCAGATCTGGCAGATCGCCAACGATGTCCGAGGTGCCGTTGACGGCTGGGATTTCAAGCAGTATGTCTTGGGCACCCTGTTCTATCGCTTTATCAGTGAGAACTTCGCCAGCTATATCGAGGCCGATGACGACAGCGTCAACTATGCAGAGCTGCCCGATAGCGTGATCACCCCGGACATCAAAGACGACGCTATTAAGACCAAGGGCTATTTCATCTATCCCAGCCAGTTGTTTGCCACCGTCGCCGCCGGTGCCAACACCAACGAAAGCCTGAACACCGATCTGGCCGCCATTTTTTCCGCCATTGAAAGCTCGGCCAACGGCTACCCCTCCGAGCGCGACATCAAAGGCCTGTTTGCCGATTTTGATACCACCAGCAACCGCCTCGGCAATACTGTCGTCGACAAAAACACCCGCTTGGCAGCCGTACTCAAAGGCGTAGCCAAGCTAGACTTTGGCGAGTTTGACGCCAACCACATTGACCTGTTTGGCGATGCCTACGAGTTCCTGATCTCCAACTATGCCGCCAACGCCGGCAAATCCGGTGGCGAGTTTTTCACCCCGCAGCATGTCTCCAAGCTGATTGCCCAGCTCGCCATGCACAAGCAAACCAGCGTCAACAAAATTTATGACCCGGCGTGCGGTTCTGGCTCGCTGCTGTTGCAAGCCAAAAAACATTTTGACGCCCACATCATTGATGACGGTTTTTGGGGGCAGGAGCTCAACCACACCACCTACAACTTGGCGCGGATGAATATGTTCTTGCACAACATCAACTACGACAAGTTCAATATCCAGCTTGGTGATACGCTGCGAAATCCGCATTTTGGTGACGAGAAACCCTTTGATGCCATCGTCTCCAACCCGCCTTACTCGGTGAAATGGATCGGCGCAGACGACCCCACCCTGATCAACGACGACCGCTTTGCCCCGGCCGGTGTGCTGGCCCCGAAATCCAAAGCCGACTTTGCCTTTGTGCTGCATGCGCTGAGTTATCTGTCCAGCAAAGGCCGCGCCGCTATTGTCTGCTTCCCTGGTATTTTTTACCGTGGCGGTGCGGAGCAGAAAATCCGCCAGTATCTGGTGGATAACAATTACGTCGAAACCGTGATCTCACTCGCGCCCAACCTGTTCTTTGGCACCACCATCGCAGTCAATATTCTGGTGTTGTCTAAACACAAAACCGACACCAATACCCAGTTTATTGATGCCAGCGGTCTGTTCAAAAAAGAAACCAATAACAATGTGCTTCTGGACGCGCACATCGATCACATCATGCAAGTGTTTGATAGCAAGGCGGATGTTGAACACTTTGCCAAATCGGTGCCTTTCTCGGAAGTGTCATCTTCCGAGAAAGATTACAACCTATCGGTCAGCAGCTACGTCGAAGCCAAGGACAATCGCGAAGTTGTGGATATTGGCGAGCTCAATGCTGAGCTAAAAATCACCGTCGCAAAGATCGACCAGCTGCGTGCGGATATTGACGCCATTGTGGCCGAGATTGAAGACGAGGAGCTGGAGGCATGA
- a CDS encoding restriction endonuclease subunit S — MTSVSRESNAIVETIEITAQNAPSRAQKLIEKDDVIFATTRPTQLRLSLIGDEYSGEIASTGYCVLRAKSNVVLPKWIYFHLSSTEFFNYVEENQSGSAYPAISDSKVKEFKLPIPYPNDPEKSIAEQARIVAILDKFDAITNSIREGLPREIELRQKQYEHYRDLLLSFPKPKEVAA; from the coding sequence TTGACCTCAGTAAGTCGTGAAAGCAATGCGATCGTAGAAACAATCGAAATTACAGCGCAAAATGCGCCAAGCAGAGCACAAAAATTAATTGAAAAAGATGATGTTATTTTTGCCACAACTCGACCAACTCAACTTCGACTCAGTTTGATTGGTGACGAATATTCTGGCGAGATCGCCAGTACGGGCTATTGTGTTCTGAGAGCAAAAAGCAATGTAGTGCTGCCAAAATGGATTTATTTTCATTTGTCTTCAACTGAATTTTTTAATTATGTTGAAGAAAATCAAAGTGGCTCCGCGTACCCCGCAATTTCTGACTCCAAAGTTAAAGAGTTCAAATTGCCGATACCCTATCCAAACGATCCTGAAAAATCGATTGCGGAACAGGCTCGTATCGTCGCCATCCTCGACAAATTCGACGCCATTACTAACTCGATCAGAGAAGGCTTGCCGCGCGAAATCGAGCTGCGCCAAAAGCAATATGAGCATTACCGCGATTTGCTGTTGAGCTTCCCGAAGCCAAAAGAAGTGGCGGCATAA
- a CDS encoding anticodon nuclease, translated as MSKTLTEIAQQLRTPRTVKKNVTEKTKEVEETKPVPKVQLIYAFNGTGKTRLSREFKKLIAPKADGHEEAHQPELSRNKILYYNALTEDLFYWDNDLELDAEHKLKIQPNSFTDWVLKDQGQDRNIITSFQRYASDKLTPRFNEEYKVKGEDDKEITVKAFSEVTFSLERGDNEHSGNIKISKAEENNFIWSIFYTLLDQVVTILNVADPGERETNQFDQLEYVFIDDPVSSLDETHLIELAVNLASLIKLSQSSLKFIVTTHSPLFYNVLFNELNGKTCYMLERFEDGSFALTEKPGDSNKSFSYHLHLKRTIEQAIAENKIEKYHFTLLRNLYEKTASFLGYPKWSELLPDDKQLYLSRIINFTSHSTLSNETVAEPTQPEKATVKLLLDHLKSNYGFWHQEEQNG; from the coding sequence ATGAGCAAGACGCTAACGGAAATTGCTCAACAACTGAGAACACCAAGAACGGTCAAAAAAAATGTAACTGAAAAAACCAAGGAGGTTGAAGAAACCAAGCCGGTTCCAAAGGTGCAGCTGATATACGCCTTTAATGGCACGGGTAAGACACGCCTTTCGCGGGAGTTTAAGAAGCTGATTGCGCCCAAAGCCGATGGCCATGAAGAAGCCCATCAACCCGAATTGTCGCGTAACAAAATACTGTATTACAACGCTCTCACGGAAGATTTGTTTTACTGGGATAACGATCTGGAGCTGGACGCCGAGCACAAGCTGAAAATCCAGCCCAACTCGTTTACCGACTGGGTGCTGAAAGATCAGGGCCAAGATCGAAACATCATTACCAGCTTTCAACGCTACGCCAGCGACAAACTTACGCCTCGATTCAACGAAGAATATAAAGTTAAAGGCGAAGACGACAAAGAGATCACTGTCAAAGCATTTTCGGAGGTAACTTTCTCGCTGGAGCGTGGCGACAATGAGCACTCCGGAAATATTAAAATCTCCAAGGCGGAAGAAAACAATTTTATCTGGAGTATTTTTTACACGCTACTGGATCAGGTGGTGACGATCCTCAATGTTGCCGACCCAGGCGAGCGAGAAACAAACCAGTTTGATCAGCTTGAATATGTTTTTATCGACGATCCAGTCAGTTCGCTGGATGAAACCCATTTGATTGAGCTAGCAGTCAATTTGGCGAGCTTGATCAAACTCAGTCAATCTTCTCTGAAATTTATCGTTACGACGCACAGCCCCCTGTTTTATAACGTGCTCTTCAATGAGCTGAACGGCAAAACCTGCTACATGCTGGAGAGATTTGAAGATGGTAGCTTTGCCCTCACCGAAAAACCTGGTGATTCCAACAAGAGCTTTTCCTATCATCTGCATTTAAAGCGAACCATTGAGCAGGCGATTGCGGAAAACAAGATTGAAAAGTATCACTTCACGCTGCTGCGGAATCTTTACGAGAAAACGGCCAGCTTTCTGGGCTATCCAAAGTGGTCGGAGCTTCTGCCTGATGACAAACAGCTCTATCTAAGCCGAATTATCAATTTTACAAGCCATAGCACGCTATCCAATGAAACCGTTGCGGAACCAACGCAACCGGAGAAGGCGACAGTCAAATTATTGCTCGATCACTTGAAAAGCAACTATGGGTTTTGGCATCAGGAAGAACAAAATGGTTGA
- a CDS encoding type I restriction endonuclease subunit R, with protein MVDYTKPIAESNSFIVLDKYAKEWQCNESYQSEGDLEREFIQDLQNQGYEYAPGINAPDKLLSNVREQLQALNNMQFADGEWLRFVEAWLDRPSDSIVDKTRKIHDDYIHDFVFDDGHIQNIYLLDKKNIARNKVQVIKQFEQTGSHANRYDVTILVNGLPLVQVELKKRGVAIREAFNQVHRYSKESFNSGHSLFKYLQMFVISNGTDSRYFANTTARNKNSFDFTMNWAKADNGLIKDLKDFAATFFQKNTLLNVLLHYSVFDVSDTLLVMRPYQIAATERILWKINSAFQAKNWSNLEGGGFIWHTTGSGKTLTSFKAARLATELDFIDKVFFVVDRKDLDYQTMKEYQRFSPDSVNGSDSTAGLKRNLDKDDNKIIVTTIQKLNNLMKSEGDLPIYNKQVVFIFDECHRSQFGEAQKNLKKKFKKFYQFGFTGTPIFPQNALGAETTASVFGRELHSYVITDAIRDEKVLKFKVDYNDVRPHFKAIESEQDEKKLSAAENKQALLHPDRIREISQYILNNFRQKTHRLQAGAKGFNAMFAVSSVDAAKLYYESFKDLQKGSDKPLKVATIFSFTANEEQDAVGDILDESFDVSAMNSSAKEFLSAAIADYNALFKTNFSVDSNGFQNYYRDLAKQVKTKEIDLLIVVGMFLTGFDAPTLNTLFVDKNLRYHGLMQAYSRTNRIYDATKTFGNIVTFRDLEQATIDAITLFGDKNTKNVVLEKSYKEFMEGFTDVVTGEARRGFVEVVRELEQRFPDPAAIEKESDKKAFAKLFGEYLRVENVLQNYDEFASLKALQNVDINDPVVVEEFKAKHYLSDEDLAALQAIKIPAERKIQDYRSTYNDVRDWLRREKSSTEKEKSTIDWDDVVFEVDLLKSQEINLDYILELIFENSKKVKDKTSLVEDVRRVIRASLGNRAKESLLVDFINQTDLDQIDDKASVIDAFFTFAQAEQQREAQELINAENLNAEAARRYIATSLKREFASDNGTELNTVLPKMSPLNPQYLTKKQSVFQKIAAFVEKFKGVGGQV; from the coding sequence ATGGTTGATTACACAAAACCCATCGCTGAATCCAATAGCTTTATCGTTCTCGATAAATACGCCAAGGAATGGCAGTGCAATGAAAGTTACCAGAGCGAAGGCGATCTGGAGCGGGAGTTCATTCAGGACTTGCAGAATCAGGGCTACGAATATGCTCCCGGTATAAACGCGCCCGATAAGCTGCTGTCCAACGTGCGCGAGCAGTTGCAGGCATTGAACAACATGCAGTTTGCCGACGGTGAGTGGCTACGTTTCGTGGAGGCGTGGTTGGACAGGCCCAGCGACAGCATCGTCGATAAAACGCGCAAAATCCATGATGACTATATCCATGATTTTGTGTTTGACGATGGCCATATTCAGAACATCTACCTGCTGGATAAAAAGAACATTGCCCGCAACAAGGTGCAAGTCATCAAGCAGTTTGAGCAAACCGGCAGCCACGCCAACCGCTACGATGTGACGATCTTGGTCAATGGCCTGCCCTTGGTGCAGGTGGAGCTTAAAAAGCGCGGCGTAGCCATTCGTGAAGCATTCAATCAGGTGCATCGTTACAGCAAGGAGAGCTTTAACAGCGGGCATTCTTTATTCAAATATTTGCAGATGTTTGTCATTTCCAACGGCACCGACAGCCGTTATTTTGCCAACACCACGGCGCGCAACAAAAATAGCTTCGACTTCACCATGAACTGGGCGAAGGCCGATAACGGCCTGATCAAAGACCTGAAAGACTTTGCCGCTACCTTCTTCCAGAAAAATACCCTGCTAAATGTGTTGCTGCATTACTCGGTGTTTGATGTGAGTGATACCTTGCTGGTGATGCGCCCATACCAGATTGCCGCCACAGAGCGCATTTTGTGGAAAATCAACAGCGCCTTTCAAGCCAAGAACTGGAGCAATCTTGAGGGCGGTGGCTTTATCTGGCATACCACCGGCTCGGGCAAGACCCTGACCAGTTTTAAGGCGGCGCGTTTGGCCACCGAACTGGATTTCATCGACAAGGTTTTCTTCGTGGTGGATCGTAAAGATCTGGATTATCAAACCATGAAGGAATACCAGCGCTTTTCGCCGGATAGTGTGAACGGTTCTGACAGCACCGCCGGCCTCAAACGTAATCTGGATAAAGACGACAACAAGATCATCGTTACCACTATCCAGAAGCTCAATAACCTGATGAAGAGCGAAGGCGACCTTCCCATCTACAACAAGCAGGTAGTGTTTATTTTTGATGAGTGCCACCGCAGCCAGTTTGGTGAAGCACAGAAAAACCTGAAGAAGAAGTTTAAGAAGTTTTATCAGTTCGGCTTTACCGGCACGCCGATCTTCCCGCAAAATGCTCTAGGCGCAGAAACGACCGCCAGCGTGTTTGGTCGTGAACTGCATTCGTACGTGATCACCGACGCGATTCGTGATGAGAAGGTGCTCAAGTTCAAGGTGGACTACAACGATGTTCGCCCGCACTTCAAAGCCATTGAAAGCGAACAGGACGAGAAAAAACTCAGCGCGGCGGAAAATAAGCAAGCCTTGTTGCACCCCGACCGTATTCGGGAAATATCACAGTACATCTTGAATAACTTCCGGCAAAAAACCCATCGCTTGCAAGCGGGTGCCAAGGGTTTTAATGCCATGTTTGCCGTGAGCAGCGTGGATGCAGCCAAGCTGTATTACGAGTCGTTCAAGGATTTGCAAAAAGGCAGTGATAAGCCACTGAAAGTCGCCACCATCTTCTCGTTCACGGCCAATGAAGAACAGGATGCCGTAGGCGATATTCTTGATGAAAGCTTTGATGTTTCGGCAATGAATAGCAGTGCCAAAGAGTTTTTAAGCGCGGCCATCGCTGACTATAACGCGCTGTTCAAAACCAACTTCAGCGTGGATAGCAATGGTTTTCAAAACTATTACCGCGATCTTGCCAAGCAAGTTAAGACTAAGGAAATCGACCTGCTGATTGTGGTGGGCATGTTCCTGACCGGCTTTGACGCCCCCACGCTGAACACCTTGTTTGTTGATAAAAACTTGCGCTACCACGGTTTGATGCAGGCCTATTCGCGCACCAACCGTATTTACGATGCCACTAAAACCTTCGGCAATATCGTTACCTTCCGCGATTTGGAACAGGCGACCATCGATGCCATCACCTTGTTTGGCGATAAAAACACCAAAAACGTCGTGCTGGAGAAGAGCTACAAGGAATTCATGGAAGGCTTTACCGATGTGGTTACCGGTGAGGCTCGGCGTGGCTTTGTGGAAGTTGTGAGGGAGTTGGAACAGCGCTTTCCTGACCCTGCAGCCATTGAAAAAGAGTCCGACAAAAAGGCCTTCGCGAAATTGTTTGGCGAGTATTTGCGCGTTGAGAACGTGCTGCAAAACTACGATGAATTTGCCAGCCTGAAGGCCTTGCAAAACGTCGACATAAATGACCCTGTGGTAGTTGAGGAGTTCAAGGCTAAGCATTATTTAAGCGATGAGGATCTGGCTGCGCTGCAAGCGATCAAGATACCGGCTGAACGGAAAATTCAGGACTACCGTTCAACCTACAACGATGTTCGCGATTGGCTGCGTCGGGAAAAATCTTCCACTGAAAAAGAAAAATCCACTATCGATTGGGATGACGTGGTCTTTGAGGTAGATCTGCTGAAGTCACAAGAGATCAACCTGGACTATATTCTGGAATTGATTTTTGAGAATAGTAAAAAGGTCAAGGACAAAACCTCACTGGTTGAAGACGTACGCCGGGTGATTCGCGCGAGCCTGGGCAACCGCGCCAAAGAAAGCCTGCTGGTCGATTTTATTAACCAGACCGACCTGGACCAGATTGACGATAAGGCCAGTGTGATAGACGCCTTCTTCACTTTTGCCCAAGCGGAACAACAGCGTGAGGCACAAGAGTTGATTAACGCCGAGAACCTGAATGCAGAGGCGGCCAGACGCTACATCGCCACCTCGCTAAAACGTG